The following DNA comes from Mycobacteroides immunogenum.
ATCTATACGAGCGAGGGTAGTAATGGTTTGCCGGAGATGGGCCGGAGCGGCGCTGGTGGGGGCCCTGTTGCTGGGCGGTGTGGGTTGTTCGCGAACCGTTGATGGTGACGGTCAGCCCAACGCCGAGGCGCTGGCCACGGTGCATGATGAGAAGCAGATCAATGACCTGGTTCAACAGCAAAACACCTATGCCGCGAATTTCGACTTCGCCAAGCTGGCCGAAACCAAGTGCGCCAAATATCGGGACACCACGGCGCAGAGCGGACCGCCCATCCCCGCGATGAACGAGATCGTTCCGCCGGAGATCGCCACCGCGCCCGGCGCGGGCGACGCGCTGCGTGGATTGTTGTCGCAGAAATTCCCGACGGTGCCGCCCGATGTCATCAGTGCGGTGGTGGACAGTCTGGTCAATCAGGACGAGCCGGCCTATCAGACGGCGATGCGCAACCTGCTGAAGTCGCTCATCGTGGTCAAGGCTGAAGTTCAGGACATCGAAATCAAGGGCGACCAGGCCACCGCGGAGCTGACGGTGACCACCACGACCGGTGGTGACAAGCCGGCCAAAAGTGAGCAGCAGACCGTCAAGTTCGTGAAGGAAAACGGCAAGTGGCTGGACTGCAACCCGCCGGGTGCCCGCAGCTAGCCGACGTAACGCACACCGGGCTACACGGCGATAACGTCGTGTGACGCACTGTAGCCAGGGGAGGGAACCATGAACCGAATGCTCGCCGTCACGGCGGCGGTTGGCGCGCTGGCTGCCCTTGGCGCGCCCGCGGCGCACGCCGCACCCAACCGTGAGGCGGTAACCGAGCATGTGCGGGCCTGGGAGAAGGCGTACAACGACGTCGATACCAACAAGATCGGCGACTTGACCTGCGACAAGTACCGTGACCGGGAGACCGCGAACAGCGAGTCGCGGATCCCTACCTGGGATGACTTCGTCAAGCCCAGCGACCTGTACGCCAAATTCCCCAAGCTCTCCCAGGAAACGCTTGATCAGCTCCTCGACGCGGCCAAGCGCAAGGACGCCGCCGCCTTCCGGCAGGCCTCGGTGCAGGTGGTGCGTGAGAACGCGCATCTGACGGTGACCAACATCGACAAGATCAACGTCATCGAGGCCAAGAACGCCACGGTCACGGTGACCACATCGTCGGTGTGGGGCAATGATTCGCCCAAGACCACCACGTCCGACTGGTACCTGACCTACGAGCGTGACGCCTGGCGTTACTGCAACCCGGTGATCACCGTTCGCTGACTTACGCCCCCTTGAGCGATAGCTCGATCCGCGCGGCAGTCGGCGCACAGTTTCCGGCTCCCGAGCGCAGCGTGGCCAGCGCGCCGGCCACATTCGCACGTCGTAGGGCGGTCTCCGCGCCGTGCGGCCACCAGGCCGCCAGTACACCGGCAAAGACATCGCCGGCGCCGGTGGTGTCGAGCGGCCGCACCGGATACGACGGCACCGTGATCTCACCGTGCGGGCCGCGATAGCGCGACCCCTCGTCGCCCAGGGTGGTGACCAGATGCCGCGACGGGTACAACCAGGATCGGGCCTCGGTCTCGTTGACCACCACCACGCTCGCGCGAAAGGCGAGTTCCGCCAGATCAGGCGAGCGCTCGGGTACCGGAGAAGCGTTGAGCACGAACTGCTTTCCGGCCGCGGCGGCCCATCGGGCAGCGGTCAGTGCCACCTGCACCGGGATTTCCAACTGGCACAGCAGCACATCATGCGAGCAGATGATGTCCTTGT
Coding sequences within:
- a CDS encoding ribokinase; the protein is MTELATVCVLGSVNMDLTLRVDELPAPGATVLATSAMPAPGGKGANQAVAAARAGAAVQFIGAVGSDGAAPILRSHLADNNVGLDGLVEVEGPSGMATITVEDSGENCIVVAPGANSAFTLDEKVHKDIICSHDVLLCQLEIPVQVALTAARWAAAAGKQFVLNASPVPERSPDLAELAFRASVVVVNETEARSWLYPSRHLVTTLGDEGSRYRGPHGEITVPSYPVRPLDTTGAGDVFAGVLAAWWPHGAETALRRANVAGALATLRSGAGNCAPTAARIELSLKGA